In Trifolium pratense cultivar HEN17-A07 linkage group LG7, ARS_RC_1.1, whole genome shotgun sequence, a genomic segment contains:
- the LOC123899967 gene encoding C2 and GRAM domain-containing protein At1g03370-like, whose translation MKLVVRVIEAKNLPPMDPNGLSDPYVRLQLGKQRFRTKVIKKNLNPKWDEEFSFKVDDLKEELLISVMDEDKFLIDDFVGQLKVPMSLVFDEEIKSLGTAWYSLQPKSKKSKNKESGELRLSIYFELKTASIESNVHGDLVFHPRKITDSIMESPSRSSTGYSSSSSPAREEVTSVKDEKSGTQKSLTGRIAHIFNKSSDMSSNLSSRRSVDSDQTEISKDEVIEVNTEAQSSDETFEEAMKKIQASDQGSEILSNLPGGLLVDQHYTIAPEELNTLLFSSDSNFLKSLADVQGSTELQLGPWKFENGGESLKRLVTYIKAPSKLIKAVKAFEEQTYLKADGKNFAVQVIVSTPDVVYGSTFRVELLYMITPGPELPSGEQCSHLVISWRMNFLQSTMMKGMIENGARTGMKESFEQYANLLSQDVKPVDLSELSSSKEQALASLQAEPQSDWKLAVQYFANFTVVSTVFIGLYVLIHIWLASPSTIHGLEFAGLDLPDSIGEFVVCAVLVLQGERMLGLISRFIKARAQKGSDHGIKAQGDGWLLTVALIEGSDLPSVDSGGFSDPYVVFTCNGKVRNSSIKFQKSNPLWNEIFEFDAMDDPPSVLEVEVYDFDGPFDATTCLGRAEINFLKVNISDLSDIWIPLEGKLALACQSKLHLRIFLDNTRGGNVAKDYLNKMEKEVGKKINMRSPQTNSAFQKLFALPAEEFLINDFTCHLKRKMPLQGRLFLSPRIIGFHANLFGKKTKFFFLWEDIEEIQVVPPTFSSMGSPIIVITLRPGRGVDARHGAKTQDEQGRLIFHFQSFVSFSVAHRTIMALWKARSLTPEQKVKFVEQESETKTLISEDSCPFLALDDVSMSEIHSCSLPIPANFLMEIFSGGEVDRRVMENSGCLNYSYTPWVSENTDVSERAVYYKFEKHISSYKGEVTSTQQRSPLPDGKGWLVEEVLNLHGVPLGDYFNIHLRYQIEDLPPKAKGCRVQVFFGIEWLKSTKNQKRITKNIVQNLQERLKVTFSLAEKELLPR comes from the exons ATGAAGCTTGTGGTTCGTGTGATTGAGGCAAAGAATTTGCCACCAATGGATCCTAATGGGTTGAGTGATCCATATGTGAGGTTACAGTTAGGAAAACAAAGGTTTAGAACTAAAGTGATTAAGAAGAATTTGAATCCTAAATGGGATGAAGAGTTTAGTTTTAAGGTTGATGATCTTAAAGAAGAGTTACTAATTTCTGTTATGGATGAAGATAAGTTTttgattgatgattttgttggTCAACTTAAAGTTCCTATGTCACTTGTTTTTGATGAAGAGATCAAATCCCTTGGTACTGCTTGGTACTCGTTGCAACCGAAAAGCAAGAAGTCGAAAAACAAGGAATCTG GTGAGCTTCGTTTGAGTATATATTTTGAACTGAAAACTGCATCCATTGAGTCAAATGTTCATGGTGATCTAGTATTTCATCCAAGAAAAATTACCGATTCTATTATGGAATCGCCTTCAAGATCTTCCACTGGATATTCAAGCTCATCTTCTCCTGCAAGGGAAGAAGTTACATCTGTTAAGGATGAAAAATCCGGTACGCAGAAATCACTCACAGGAAGAATTGCTCATATCTTTAATAAGAGTTCTGATATGTCGTCAAACCTATCATCACGTAGAAGTGTTGACTCAGACCAAACTGAAATTAGTAAAGACGAAGTTATTGAGGTCAATACGGAAGCTCAGTCCTCGGACGAGACTTTTGAAGAAGCTATGAAGAAAATACAGGCTTCAGATCAAGGAAGTGAAATTCTGAGTAATTTACCAGGAGGGTTGTTAGTTGATCAACATTATACTATTGCGCCAGAAGAGTTGAACACATTACTCTTTTCTTCCGATTCAAATTTTCTCAAGTCGTTGGCAGATGTACAGGGTAGTACAGAACTGCAATTAGGACCTTGGAAATTTGAGAATGGTGGGGAGAGCCTCAAAAGATTAGTCACTTACATCAAGGCTCCGAGTAAATTAATTAAGGCAGTCAAAGCGTTTGAAGAACAGACATATTTAAAAGCCGATGGGAAAAACTTTGCCGTTCAAGTCATTGTCAGCACTCCTGATGTTGTGTATGGGAGCACCTTTCGGGTAGAATTACTCTATATGATCACACCTGGACCGGAGTTGCCCTCAGGGGAACAGTGTTCGCATCTGGTTATATCATGGCGAATGAATTTCTTACAGAGCACCATGATGAAAGGAATGATAGAAAACGGGGCTCGGACAGGTATGAAGGAAAGTTTTGAACAATATGCCAATTTGTTGTCTCAGGATGTTAAACCTGTTGATCTATCGGAACTTAGTTCGAGTAAGGAACAAGCTTTGGCATCATTACAAGCAGAGCCACAGTCTGATTGGAAGCTGGCAGTGCAGTATTTTGCTAACTTCACGGTAGTCTCAACAGTTTTCATAGGGTTGTATGTGCTTATCCACATATGGCTTGCTTCTCCAAGTACAATTCACGGGCTCGAGTTTGCTGGACTTGATTTGCCAGATTCAATAGGTGAATTTGTTGTTTGTGCTGTCCTGGTTCTTCAAGGTGAACGCATGCTAGGTTTAATCTCACGCTTCATAAAAGCCAGAGCTCAAAAGG GTAGTGATCATGGAATTAAAGCTCAAGGAGATGGGTGGTTATTAACTGTTGCCTTGATTGAAGGAAGCGATTTACCTTCTGTCGACTCTGGTGGATTCTCTGACCCGTATGTGGTGTTTACTTGCAATGGGAAAGTAAGAAACAGTTCAATCAAGTTCCAGAAATCTAATCCTTTATGGAATG AAATATTTGAGTTTGATGCAATGGACGATCCTCCTTCTGTGCTGGAGGTGGAAGTTTATGATTTTGACGGGCCTTTTGATGCAACTACATGTTTAGGGCGTGCTGAGATTAATTTTCTAAAAGTAAACATCTCAGATCTTTCTGATATATGGATTCCTCTTGAAGGAAAGTTAGCTTTGGCATGTCAGTCTAAGTTGCACTTAAGAATTTTCTTGGACAACACTCGAGGTGGAAACGTAGCAAAGGactatttaaataaaatggaaaaagaGGTTGGGAAGAAG ATTAATATGCGGTCTCCTCAAACTAATTCGGCATTCCAGAAACTCTTTGCGCTTCCAGCTGAGGAATTTCTCATCAATGATTTCACCTGtcatttgaaaagaaaaatgccCCTGCAG GGACGTCTATTTCTATCACCAAGGATAATTGGATTTCATGCAAATTTGTTtggaaagaaaacaaaattcttttttctttgggAGGATATTGAAGAAATCCAGGTTGTTCCTCCTACATTTTCATCAATGGGGAGTCCAATAATTGTCATAACTCTTCGACCGGGTAGAGGTGTGGATGCAAGGCATGGTGCAAAAACACAAGATGAACAAGGAAGGCTAATCTTCCATTTCCAGTCCTTTGTTTCGTTCAGTGTTGCACACAG GACTATCATGGCTCTCTGGAAGGCCAGATCCTTGACTCCGGAACAGAAGGTCAAGTTCGTTGAACAGGAATCTGAAACTAAAACCCTTATAAGCGAAGATAGTTGTCCATTCCTTGCCCTCGATGATGTCAGCATGTCTGAGATTCATTCGTGCTCTCTTCCAATTCCT GCAAATTTCCTCATGGAGATATTTAGTGGGGGTGAGGTTGACCGTCGTGTCATGGAAAACTCGGGCTGTCTTAATTACTCTTATACTCCTTGGGTATCCGAGAACACTGATGTCTCTGAGAGGGCAGTATATTACAAATTTGAGAAGCATATTTCGAGTTATAAAGGTGAAGTGACAAGTACTCAACAAAGATCTCCACTTCCAGATGGAAAGGGTTGGCTTGTGGAAGAGGTTTTGAATCTTCATGGCGTTCCCCTTGGTGATTATTTCAAT ATACACCTTCGCTATCAAATTGAGGATTTGCCCCCAAAAGCAAAAGGGTGTAGAGTTCAAGTATTTTTTGGAATTGAATGGCTAAAAAGTACAAAGAATCAGAAAAGGATTACAAAGAACATTGTACAGAATCTTCAGGAACGTCTTAAAGTGACGTTTAGTCTTGCTGAGAAGGAGCTTTTACCTAGATAG